The following coding sequences are from one Treponema parvum window:
- a CDS encoding tetratricopeptide repeat protein produces MTQEKIEKKTFSEVLGNFILKNRKIILCVFAVSVAAILTYAVIVTVSGKNVETGLEKIDKITYSLTDKSSDLSETELEARRGDALKELSGFTAKGGIVGARASMLCGEIYFQKKDYTNARTQWLSCASKAKKSYIAPLAYFNAAVCSEELGDSDGAIKYYDEASKFEDFLELSHALFSLGRLQEEKQDFTSAEASYKKLVDKSPSESWAKLAKNRIIALQAQGKLQ; encoded by the coding sequence ATGACGCAAGAAAAAATTGAAAAAAAAACATTTTCCGAAGTATTGGGAAATTTTATTCTAAAAAATAGAAAAATCATTTTATGCGTTTTTGCCGTTTCTGTAGCGGCGATTTTAACATACGCCGTTATTGTAACCGTTTCCGGAAAAAATGTTGAAACGGGACTTGAAAAGATAGATAAAATCACTTATTCGTTGACCGATAAATCTTCGGATCTTTCAGAAACTGAGCTTGAGGCGCGCCGCGGCGATGCCCTCAAAGAACTTTCGGGATTCACGGCTAAAGGCGGTATTGTGGGTGCGCGCGCCTCGATGCTTTGCGGTGAAATATATTTTCAAAAAAAAGATTATACGAATGCCCGTACGCAATGGCTTTCTTGCGCTTCAAAAGCAAAAAAATCTTATATAGCGCCCCTTGCGTATTTTAACGCTGCCGTATGCAGTGAAGAGCTCGGCGATTCTGACGGCGCGATAAAATATTATGACGAAGCTTCTAAGTTCGAAGATTTTTTAGAACTTTCTCACGCATTGTTCAGTTTGGGCAGACTTCAGGAGGAAAAACAGGATTTTACTTCCGCCGAAGCGTCGTATAAAAAACTTGTGGATAAAAGCCCGTCGGAATCATGGGCGAAGCTTGCGAAAAACCGCATTATTGCGCTTCAAGCCCAAGGAAAATTACAATAG
- a CDS encoding sigma 54-interacting transcriptional regulator, whose product MNEDTGEGKVSKHTDDTAVANKGGSERSFDAFTAKSRVILDLYRVMESVALSDAPVLLTGENGSGKNFFARKLHLKSKRKNAPFVRADCIAFLQEGVFENRIKNYERMLATADGGTLFFDGIEKLPLNLQTVLLDRMAPYSKSSGTVSDKTAAFNVRIIASAECDLEASVKDGRFLIDLYHRLNTFPINIPPLRERKEDIEPLAEFFLKKFGRKTKKQFSGFSSSAAKALHDYYWPGNVRELKNTVEYACILGEEPFIQDWDLQFSKSFSGTACEQTASEEKIPSLTEDRTLKTALNRFKRAYICKILDETSWNQTKAGKILGIQRTYISRLLNELHVREDRDRK is encoded by the coding sequence TTGAATGAAGACACCGGGGAAGGAAAGGTCTCAAAACATACGGACGATACGGCGGTTGCAAACAAGGGCGGGTCGGAACGTTCGTTCGACGCTTTTACGGCTAAGAGCCGTGTAATTTTGGATCTTTACCGTGTAATGGAATCGGTCGCTCTTTCCGATGCGCCGGTATTGCTGACCGGTGAAAACGGAAGCGGAAAAAACTTTTTTGCGCGAAAGCTGCATTTGAAAAGCAAACGCAAAAACGCTCCTTTTGTCCGTGCGGATTGTATAGCTTTTTTGCAGGAAGGAGTTTTTGAGAATCGGATAAAAAATTACGAGCGGATGTTGGCAACGGCGGACGGCGGAACCTTGTTTTTTGACGGAATAGAAAAACTACCGCTCAATCTTCAGACTGTTTTGCTGGATCGCATGGCGCCTTATTCGAAATCTTCAGGGACAGTCTCGGATAAGACGGCCGCTTTTAATGTGAGGATAATTGCGTCTGCGGAATGTGATCTTGAGGCGTCTGTAAAAGACGGGCGGTTTTTGATCGATCTGTATCACCGTCTCAATACGTTTCCTATAAATATTCCGCCGCTCAGGGAACGGAAAGAGGATATAGAACCTTTAGCCGAGTTTTTTTTGAAAAAATTTGGCCGAAAGACGAAAAAGCAGTTTTCGGGATTTTCGTCGTCCGCCGCTAAAGCTCTGCACGACTACTATTGGCCGGGAAATGTCCGTGAGCTTAAAAATACGGTGGAATATGCCTGTATTTTAGGCGAAGAGCCGTTCATTCAAGACTGGGACTTGCAGTTTTCAAAAAGCTTTTCCGGAACGGCGTGCGAACAGACGGCTTCAGAAGAAAAAATTCCGTCTTTGACGGAGGACAGAACTCTTAAAACCGCATTGAACAGGTTTAAAAGAGCCTATATCTGTAAGATTCTTGACGAAACGTCTTGGAACCAGACTAAGGCGGGAAAGATATTGGGAATACAGCGGACTTATATTTCTCGCTTGCTGAACGAATTACACGTCCGTGAAGACAGAGACCGTAAGTAA
- the rpsA gene encoding 30S ribosomal protein S1, giving the protein MVIAIDGPAGTGKSTIANLIAQKLKLLYLNSGSFYRALTLALLEAGFDLSENKDEDAIADFCKKQKIEYVNSHLILNGVDVESRLHEDLVTAHTSQVSSVIAVRHLVNDLMHKITDSLSIVCEGRDMTTVVFPDAEHKFYLDASIDVQAKRRFDQGVSKLSLEEIKEAIKKRDESDKNKAEGALKIASDAVYIDTSDLTIEQVCAIILNNIHKKGFVMEEMEVEKDAAQTPKSSIQTQFEESLKTLGVLEDGQLVDGNVIQVTADSVFLDIGYKSEARLPVTEFADALPKVGDVVTVVLLKKNGRNGPEVSKSKADAKQIWKDIRKAFDEKAPVSGTVSKVVKGGYEVSLGGDIHAFLPISQADSQKVEKPESLIGLKSPFYIERLYSDNKANVVVNRRKYLEEQIDKNREKFFETVKIGDTVKGVVKSFTSFGAFIDLGGFDGLLHINDMSWGHVTRPKDFVKKGQEVELKVIRLEPEEKRINLSLKHFLEDPWVHFEEKYHVNDVVKGKVTKLTDFGAFIELEEGIEGLAHISEFSWTKKVNKPSDMVKVGDEIECMILGYDIQAGRVSLGLKQVTENPWDSIAEKYPVGTKIDGKVVKLTNAGAFVSIEDGIDGFLHVDDLSWTKKVKHPGSEISVGQDVKVVIIENDPENHHIRVGLKQLESNPWKQFAADYKPGSTFEGEITSITDFGLFVKAPSGIEGLVNKSNLSDDKEIPFEEAVKKYNVGDKINVYVVDINVDKEKAAFSVREYKKKQQRDEISRYMSSSSDDDDGAYTLGDFMKTKNNE; this is encoded by the coding sequence ATGGTCATAGCGATCGACGGTCCTGCCGGAACAGGAAAAAGCACAATAGCAAATCTTATAGCGCAAAAACTCAAGCTTTTATATTTAAATAGCGGCAGTTTTTACCGTGCGCTGACGCTCGCACTGCTTGAAGCGGGTTTCGATCTTTCCGAGAACAAGGACGAAGACGCTATCGCTGATTTTTGTAAAAAGCAAAAAATAGAATATGTAAATTCTCATCTCATCCTAAACGGAGTCGACGTTGAGTCCCGCCTTCATGAAGACCTTGTGACGGCGCATACTTCGCAGGTTTCTTCCGTAATTGCCGTGCGGCACTTGGTGAACGATCTCATGCACAAGATCACCGATTCGCTCAGCATAGTATGCGAGGGTCGGGATATGACGACGGTAGTGTTTCCTGACGCCGAACATAAGTTTTATTTGGACGCCTCTATAGATGTTCAAGCCAAACGGCGCTTCGACCAGGGAGTGAGCAAATTATCTTTGGAAGAAATAAAAGAAGCGATTAAAAAACGCGATGAAAGCGATAAAAATAAGGCTGAAGGCGCTCTTAAGATAGCAAGTGACGCCGTTTACATAGATACCTCAGACTTGACCATAGAACAGGTTTGTGCAATAATCTTAAATAATATTCATAAAAAAGGGTTTGTAATGGAAGAAATGGAAGTGGAAAAAGATGCGGCTCAAACTCCTAAGAGCAGTATCCAGACACAATTTGAAGAATCTCTGAAAACTCTCGGTGTTTTGGAAGACGGACAGCTTGTTGACGGAAATGTTATTCAGGTAACTGCGGATTCGGTCTTTCTTGATATCGGATATAAGTCGGAGGCGAGACTCCCCGTTACGGAGTTTGCAGATGCTCTGCCGAAAGTGGGGGATGTGGTTACGGTCGTCCTTCTTAAAAAGAACGGCAGAAATGGTCCTGAAGTTTCCAAATCAAAGGCGGACGCAAAGCAGATATGGAAAGATATCCGAAAGGCTTTTGACGAAAAAGCGCCGGTTTCGGGAACCGTTTCAAAGGTTGTAAAAGGCGGTTACGAAGTCAGTCTCGGCGGAGATATTCACGCGTTCCTGCCGATAAGTCAGGCGGACAGCCAAAAAGTTGAAAAGCCTGAAAGCTTGATAGGACTTAAATCTCCGTTTTATATAGAGCGGCTTTATTCCGACAATAAGGCGAATGTTGTCGTAAATCGCAGAAAATATCTTGAAGAACAAATAGATAAAAACCGTGAAAAATTCTTTGAAACGGTAAAAATCGGGGACACCGTAAAGGGTGTTGTAAAGAGCTTTACCAGTTTCGGCGCCTTTATCGATCTTGGCGGATTTGACGGTCTTTTGCATATAAATGATATGAGTTGGGGACATGTTACCCGACCTAAGGATTTTGTAAAAAAAGGTCAGGAAGTGGAACTTAAAGTCATACGGCTTGAACCTGAAGAAAAACGCATAAATCTGTCTTTAAAGCATTTCCTTGAAGATCCGTGGGTGCATTTTGAAGAAAAATACCATGTAAATGACGTAGTAAAGGGAAAGGTTACGAAACTTACCGATTTCGGCGCTTTTATAGAGCTGGAAGAAGGTATCGAAGGGCTTGCGCATATAAGCGAATTTTCATGGACAAAAAAGGTCAATAAGCCTTCCGACATGGTTAAAGTCGGCGATGAAATAGAATGCATGATCTTAGGCTACGATATTCAGGCCGGTCGCGTTTCTTTAGGACTGAAACAGGTTACCGAAAACCCGTGGGATTCCATTGCTGAAAAATATCCTGTAGGAACCAAGATAGACGGAAAGGTTGTAAAATTGACAAATGCGGGAGCCTTTGTTTCAATCGAAGACGGAATAGACGGATTCCTTCATGTCGATGACCTTTCATGGACAAAGAAAGTTAAACATCCCGGCAGCGAAATTTCCGTAGGGCAGGATGTCAAGGTCGTAATCATAGAAAACGACCCTGAAAATCATCACATACGCGTAGGACTTAAGCAGCTAGAAAGCAATCCTTGGAAGCAGTTCGCGGCGGATTACAAACCCGGTTCGACTTTTGAAGGAGAGATAACTTCGATCACGGATTTCGGACTGTTTGTCAAAGCTCCGTCCGGTATTGAAGGGCTTGTAAACAAGTCGAATTTGAGCGACGACAAGGAAATTCCCTTTGAAGAGGCCGTTAAAAAATACAACGTAGGCGATAAGATTAACGTATACGTTGTTGACATAAACGTGGATAAGGAAAAAGCCGCTTTTTCCGTAAGGGAATACAAGAAAAAGCAGCAGCGTGACGAGATTTCGCGCTATATGTCTTCATCTTCCGACGATGACGACGGCGCCTATACTCTCGGCGATTTTATGAAAACAAAGAACAACGAATAG
- a CDS encoding pseudouridine synthase has translation MSEKKDTIRLQTFIARCGVASRRSAEKLIAEGRVSVNGKAVSELGTKVSLSDSVYVDGKQIVLEDKKRYVLLNKPIGYVCSLSDEKGRPVAADLLKEHFKERLYNVGRLDMFSSGLLIFTNDGDFAAKLSHPSAEVEKEYVVDTSLAIPRSFSEEFKKGLRVDGVFYRCVDARQVNARRMQIILTEGKNREIRRVFESMEIGIKQLTRVRIGNLLLEGLKPGEFRELKPSEIKNLLSLCRR, from the coding sequence ATGAGCGAAAAAAAAGATACTATACGTTTGCAGACTTTTATAGCCCGCTGCGGGGTAGCCAGCCGCAGAAGCGCCGAAAAACTTATAGCCGAAGGGCGCGTGAGCGTTAACGGAAAGGCGGTTAGCGAACTCGGCACAAAGGTTTCGCTTTCTGATTCCGTTTATGTTGACGGAAAGCAAATCGTCCTTGAAGATAAAAAACGTTACGTGCTTTTGAATAAACCCATAGGATACGTGTGTTCTCTTTCCGACGAAAAAGGGCGACCGGTCGCCGCGGATTTATTAAAAGAACATTTTAAAGAAAGGTTGTATAATGTAGGGCGGCTGGATATGTTCAGTTCCGGGTTGCTTATTTTTACGAACGACGGCGATTTTGCGGCAAAACTTTCTCATCCGTCTGCGGAAGTCGAAAAGGAATACGTCGTAGACACAAGCCTTGCCATTCCGAGGTCTTTTTCCGAAGAATTTAAAAAAGGCCTCCGCGTAGACGGAGTTTTTTATCGCTGCGTCGACGCGCGGCAAGTCAACGCCAGACGAATGCAAATAATTCTTACGGAAGGTAAAAACCGGGAAATCCGGCGGGTTTTTGAGTCGATGGAAATAGGAATAAAACAGTTGACCAGAGTAAGAATCGGAAATTTGCTTTTGGAAGGGTTAAAACCCGGAGAATTCAGAGAGTTGAAACCGTCTGAAATAAAAAACTTATTAAGTCTTTGCAGGCGGTAA
- the scpB gene encoding SMC-Scp complex subunit ScpB, with protein MELLKESALVEAVLFLEHEPQTEKALAASAQLSEEVVSRCLEMLKEKYTAENSGIDLAKITGGWSLVPKRYIWDVLKEKYGNKNEGKLSRPAIETLSIIAYSQPVTRAEIEAIRGVSADTMIRLLMERNLIKEVGKKDIPGKPIQYGTTKEFLKFFRLNSIADLPRLDDEENERFELAR; from the coding sequence TTGGAATTATTAAAGGAATCCGCCTTGGTCGAAGCGGTGTTGTTTTTGGAACATGAACCTCAGACCGAAAAGGCGCTTGCAGCTTCGGCACAGTTGTCGGAAGAAGTCGTTTCCCGTTGTCTTGAAATGCTTAAGGAAAAATATACGGCTGAAAATTCCGGCATAGATCTTGCAAAAATCACGGGCGGCTGGTCTCTTGTTCCCAAAAGATATATTTGGGACGTATTAAAAGAAAAGTACGGCAATAAAAACGAAGGAAAATTATCCAGACCCGCCATAGAAACTCTTTCAATTATCGCCTATTCTCAGCCTGTAACGCGTGCGGAAATAGAAGCTATCCGCGGAGTTTCCGCCGACACAATGATAAGACTCTTGATGGAAAGAAATTTAATAAAGGAAGTGGGAAAAAAAGACATCCCCGGAAAACCCATCCAATACGGCACTACAAAGGAATTTTTAAAATTCTTTCGCTTAAACAGCATTGCGGATTTGCCGCGGCTCGACGATGAGGAGAACGAACGCTTTGAGCTTGCCCGCTGA
- a CDS encoding segregation and condensation protein A has product MDTNRNLDSADIGSAGLPNDTETATKSRRKYTAGEFEGPLDLLWTLIRESKVNIYDIPIAQITEQYLEYLDFAVQTDLSDLSEFYSWAAKLIYIKSRMLLPIEITGDDEDIEDPRQELVAKLIEYQKFKKLSVLMEEKEEAGEWSFERKKFQCVLPFEEEESQWKKVDTWDLLQQMQKIFHDMVAVYSNEKIINMYEEVSINEKITLISELLDNKGEFMFTELIVRRGNEMDIICAFMAILEAVKFKMASIYQNKLFGDIKICRYKVA; this is encoded by the coding sequence ATGGATACAAACAGGAATTTAGACTCGGCTGACATAGGTTCTGCGGGCTTACCGAATGACACGGAGACTGCAACTAAGAGCAGGCGGAAATATACCGCGGGAGAATTTGAAGGTCCTCTCGACTTATTGTGGACTCTCATACGTGAAAGCAAGGTCAACATCTATGACATTCCCATCGCACAGATTACGGAACAATATCTTGAATACCTGGATTTTGCCGTTCAAACGGACTTAAGCGATCTGTCGGAATTTTACAGCTGGGCGGCAAAACTTATCTACATAAAAAGCCGCATGCTGCTTCCTATCGAAATAACCGGAGACGACGAGGATATCGAAGATCCCAGGCAGGAACTTGTCGCCAAACTCATCGAATACCAGAAATTTAAAAAACTTTCCGTATTGATGGAAGAAAAAGAAGAAGCCGGTGAGTGGAGCTTTGAAAGAAAGAAATTCCAGTGTGTTTTACCGTTTGAGGAAGAAGAATCCCAGTGGAAAAAGGTTGACACTTGGGATTTACTTCAGCAAATGCAGAAAATTTTTCATGACATGGTAGCAGTGTATTCCAACGAAAAAATAATCAACATGTATGAAGAAGTTTCGATCAATGAAAAGATAACGTTGATATCGGAACTGCTGGACAATAAAGGCGAATTCATGTTTACGGAATTGATCGTGCGCCGCGGAAACGAAATGGACATAATATGCGCTTTTATGGCGATCCTTGAAGCGGTTAAATTTAAAATGGCCAGCATCTATCAAAATAAATTATTCGGTGATATAAAGATATGCCGTTACAAGGTCGCATGA
- the folK gene encoding 2-amino-4-hydroxy-6-hydroxymethyldihydropteridine diphosphokinase, whose protein sequence is MIPVVLGLGSNAPFKGLSPVELLGRSCIFLRGLFFSFSQRDTLFSSVYRTKAMYVTDQSDFFNMAAMGFLNDSFKPGDLLSEIHKIESALGRDRRHEVRFGPRSMDIDIELFGKLNVDEPNLKIPHPRLYERAFVLIPILEILPKSADFIDREIFAEKLRRLPEQGVELYMPFAKFLTEYFPEAADGYKQEFRLG, encoded by the coding sequence ATGATCCCGGTCGTATTGGGACTCGGTTCGAACGCGCCTTTTAAAGGTCTGTCTCCCGTAGAGCTTTTGGGGCGTTCCTGCATTTTTTTACGCGGCCTTTTTTTTTCTTTTTCGCAAAGGGACACTCTTTTTTCATCGGTATACCGCACAAAGGCGATGTATGTTACCGATCAAAGCGATTTTTTTAACATGGCGGCGATGGGCTTTTTAAACGATTCTTTTAAGCCCGGGGATCTTTTATCCGAAATTCATAAAATCGAATCCGCTCTCGGACGCGACAGACGGCATGAGGTAAGATTCGGCCCTCGTTCGATGGATATAGACATAGAATTGTTCGGCAAGTTGAATGTCGATGAACCGAATCTTAAAATACCGCATCCGCGCCTCTATGAGAGAGCATTTGTTTTAATTCCGATACTGGAGATTTTACCGAAATCTGCCGATTTTATAGACAGGGAAATTTTTGCCGAAAAACTCAGGCGCTTGCCTGAGCAGGGTGTGGAATTGTACATGCCTTTTGCAAAATTCCTTACAGAATATTTTCCGGAGGCGGCGGATGGATACAAACAGGAATTTAGACTCGGCTGA
- the recA gene encoding recombinase RecA gives MAENKDIPAAGEQSEKMKALEAARLQIEKQFGQGSLMKLGTKANTAGIDVIPSGSILLDEALGIGGYPRGRIIEMFGPESSGKTTLALHAIAEAQKLGGIAAFIDAEHALDPQYAKALGVNIDELWVSQPDTGEQALEIAESLVRSGAVDIIVIDSVAALTPQAEIEGEMGDSHMGLQARLMSQALRKLTAIIGKSNSILVFINQIRMKIGVMFGNPETTTGGNALKFYSSVRLEIRRIESIESKSSEEAVGNHVRVKVVKNKVAPPFRKVEIDIYFGKGISAVASLLDSAVKHGLIDKKGAWYTAGEEKVGQGKENAIAFLEQNKEFTQKIETQLRESLFPFQVLKAKEMLPSGKIAAAKASAKMRSAADSRVELTPKGSAIAKEQGKSEGETPPSELF, from the coding sequence ATGGCAGAAAACAAAGATATTCCGGCAGCCGGCGAACAGTCCGAAAAAATGAAGGCGCTTGAAGCGGCTAGGCTTCAAATCGAAAAACAATTCGGTCAGGGATCCCTGATGAAGCTGGGAACAAAGGCTAACACGGCCGGCATAGACGTAATACCGTCGGGCTCTATTTTGCTTGACGAAGCGCTTGGTATCGGCGGCTATCCGCGCGGCCGCATTATTGAAATGTTCGGCCCCGAATCTTCAGGTAAGACTACCTTGGCCCTGCATGCGATTGCCGAAGCTCAAAAGCTCGGTGGAATTGCGGCGTTTATCGATGCGGAACACGCTCTTGATCCTCAGTACGCAAAGGCTTTGGGTGTAAACATAGACGAACTGTGGGTTTCCCAACCCGACACGGGCGAACAGGCTCTTGAAATTGCGGAAAGCCTTGTGAGAAGCGGCGCTGTGGACATAATCGTTATCGACTCCGTAGCGGCGCTCACGCCTCAAGCCGAAATCGAAGGCGAAATGGGCGACAGTCACATGGGGCTTCAGGCCCGCCTTATGAGCCAGGCGCTGCGAAAGCTTACGGCCATAATAGGAAAATCCAATTCCATCCTTGTGTTTATAAATCAGATACGCATGAAGATCGGCGTAATGTTCGGAAATCCCGAAACTACTACGGGCGGAAACGCTCTTAAATTTTATTCTTCTGTGAGGCTTGAAATCCGCCGCATAGAATCCATAGAAAGCAAGAGTTCCGAAGAAGCGGTCGGTAATCACGTGCGCGTAAAGGTCGTAAAAAATAAGGTTGCTCCGCCTTTCCGCAAGGTTGAAATCGATATTTATTTCGGCAAGGGAATATCCGCCGTGGCAAGTCTGCTGGACTCCGCCGTAAAACACGGTCTTATAGACAAAAAAGGCGCTTGGTACACGGCAGGCGAAGAAAAAGTCGGACAGGGAAAGGAAAACGCGATTGCATTTTTAGAGCAGAACAAGGAATTTACTCAAAAGATTGAAACACAGCTTAGAGAATCGCTGTTTCCGTTTCAGGTTTTAAAAGCCAAGGAAATGCTCCCTTCGGGAAAGATCGCCGCCGCAAAAGCCTCTGCAAAGATGCGCTCCGCTGCTGATAGCCGTGTAGAACTTACGCCTAAAGGTTCCGCTATAGCAAAGGAGCAGGGAAAAAGCGAAGGAGAAACCCCTCCTTCCGAATTATTTTAA
- a CDS encoding tetratricopeptide repeat protein: MRRSALDTACTLIKQRQFAKAITLLEGRSDIYEENFDYYITLGTACLYVGDAGTASKYYRRARSIKLTDTRLLLGQAAIYLRRGDTDRALRYYLDIIDSDPGNKIALRAMEFIRTKGDYDTICRWVDSGRIEQFYPEIGVDPFRVMGFIIPVLVFALGAVLVFNLAYKKPAVNGPRANLNAVALTKDEEKNAQERDLSGQVYRYILTDAEISESYKKAMEFFQKENDNAAQIELNKIVNSNAAFSIKQKANVFMGYLKEATFDTIQKTQNNYTYKQVSSDVPLYLDCCISWTGRISNARTMGDAFECDLLVGYETMKRVDGIVPVFFERAPEPPIDGEKPVRILAKVTLKDGFLSLEGRSVYQSVNDSLELR; encoded by the coding sequence ATGCGCCGTTCAGCTCTTGATACAGCCTGTACGCTGATAAAGCAGCGACAATTTGCAAAGGCCATAACTCTGCTTGAAGGGCGTTCCGACATATATGAAGAAAATTTCGATTATTACATAACGCTGGGAACAGCCTGCCTCTATGTGGGCGATGCGGGAACCGCTTCAAAGTATTATCGCAGGGCGCGTTCGATAAAACTCACCGACACGCGTCTTTTGCTGGGGCAGGCTGCGATCTATCTGCGCCGCGGCGACACGGACAGAGCATTGAGATACTACCTTGACATTATCGACAGCGATCCCGGAAATAAGATCGCACTGCGCGCAATGGAATTTATACGCACAAAGGGAGATTACGATACGATTTGCCGCTGGGTGGACAGCGGACGCATAGAACAGTTTTATCCTGAAATAGGAGTCGATCCTTTCCGAGTTATGGGGTTTATTATTCCCGTTTTAGTATTTGCGCTCGGAGCCGTATTGGTGTTTAATCTGGCGTATAAGAAACCTGCCGTAAACGGACCTCGCGCAAATCTTAACGCCGTCGCCCTTACGAAGGATGAAGAAAAAAATGCGCAGGAAAGGGATTTGTCAGGGCAGGTTTATCGTTATATTTTGACTGACGCTGAAATTTCAGAATCTTATAAAAAAGCTATGGAGTTCTTTCAGAAAGAAAACGATAATGCGGCGCAGATCGAGCTTAACAAAATAGTCAATTCAAACGCCGCTTTTTCAATAAAACAAAAAGCAAATGTGTTTATGGGCTATCTTAAAGAAGCTACTTTTGATACAATACAGAAAACTCAAAATAACTATACATATAAACAGGTTTCGTCCGACGTGCCGCTCTACCTTGACTGCTGTATTTCGTGGACGGGGCGTATTTCAAACGCAAGGACGATGGGAGACGCTTTTGAGTGCGATCTTTTAGTCGGCTATGAAACCATGAAACGCGTTGATGGGATCGTCCCCGTTTTCTTTGAAAGAGCGCCCGAGCCTCCGATTGACGGAGAAAAACCCGTTAGGATTTTGGCTAAGGTTACGCTGAAAGACGGTTTTTTGAGCTTGGAAGGAAGATCCGTTTATCAAAGCGTAAACGATTCTCTTGAGCTAAGATAG
- a CDS encoding tetratricopeptide repeat protein codes for MVNVKKYVSAALGAFVLFAALPLCAQKVSTAAARQAVSQGLEAYRAKDWESAVFLLRRAVSLYENSDPDTLYILIMAEMYSRDYSGALSDIETFLDAHKNSLYIPYVNYQRGRALYHLGEYEASVMVLSDFCHENPENEMYSSALFWLAESFYVACRYDTARGLYERIITDFSEDPRAAEAQYRIEVIDQRLREEKLLYLLKKTGEEYLAAKESYEKNIKEYQAEGLAGLQRRLRSEQDKNAALLAEVEDLKRRNNELQNDVDELNTLSSSSKENPGILILKEKAVEIENLINPKNGR; via the coding sequence GTGGTAAATGTAAAAAAATATGTTTCGGCCGCATTGGGCGCCTTTGTTTTGTTTGCGGCGCTCCCGCTCTGCGCTCAAAAAGTTTCGACGGCCGCCGCAAGACAAGCCGTTTCACAGGGGCTTGAAGCCTACCGCGCAAAAGACTGGGAATCTGCGGTCTTCCTTTTGCGAAGGGCGGTTTCTTTGTATGAAAATTCCGATCCCGACACATTGTACATTCTTATTATGGCAGAGATGTACAGCAGAGATTATTCCGGGGCGCTTTCGGATATTGAAACATTTTTAGATGCTCATAAAAATTCTTTATATATTCCTTATGTGAATTATCAGAGGGGACGCGCCTTATATCACCTCGGCGAATATGAGGCTTCCGTCATGGTGCTAAGCGATTTTTGTCATGAAAATCCCGAAAACGAAATGTATTCCTCCGCCTTGTTTTGGCTTGCCGAATCCTTTTACGTTGCCTGCCGCTATGACACGGCGCGCGGCCTCTACGAGCGTATAATTACGGATTTTTCCGAAGATCCGCGGGCTGCCGAAGCGCAATACCGCATCGAAGTGATCGATCAACGCCTTAGAGAAGAAAAGCTCCTTTACCTTCTTAAAAAGACGGGGGAAGAATATCTTGCGGCAAAGGAAAGCTATGAAAAAAATATTAAGGAATATCAGGCTGAAGGGCTTGCGGGATTGCAGCGGCGTTTGAGATCCGAACAGGACAAAAATGCGGCGCTTCTGGCTGAAGTTGAAGACTTGAAGCGAAGAAATAATGAATTGCAAAACGATGTCGATGAGTTGAACACGCTTTCATCGTCATCCAAAGAAAATCCCGGCATTTTGATCTTAAAAGAAAAAGCCGTAGAAATTGAAAATTTAATCAATCCTAAAAACGGGCGGTAA
- the rpe gene encoding ribulose-phosphate 3-epimerase, giving the protein MKKPILAPSLLSADLSDLKGAFEQIEKNKAGAVHIDVMDGRFVPQITYGQPVIKSIRGLSKLPFDIHLMVEHPEDQIESFAEAGADWITFHYENNVHINRMIQSIRSLGKRAGIAIVPSTPAALLSEILPEIDLVLVMTVNPGFGGQKFIEGCLGKIGQLKRIRQENGYSFDISIDGGVNAKTLPAVIEAGADIIVSGSAFFSGGLKW; this is encoded by the coding sequence ATGAAAAAACCAATTCTAGCTCCTTCTCTGCTTTCCGCAGATCTTTCCGATCTAAAGGGGGCGTTTGAACAGATAGAAAAAAACAAAGCGGGAGCCGTTCACATAGACGTCATGGACGGAAGGTTCGTGCCTCAAATTACTTACGGGCAGCCCGTTATAAAATCGATCAGAGGGCTTTCAAAATTGCCTTTCGATATTCACCTTATGGTTGAACACCCTGAAGACCAAATTGAAAGTTTTGCTGAAGCCGGCGCGGATTGGATCACCTTTCATTATGAAAATAACGTGCATATCAATCGAATGATACAAAGCATCCGTTCTTTAGGAAAAAGAGCGGGAATCGCCATAGTTCCGTCCACGCCGGCAGCCTTGCTTTCGGAAATTCTTCCTGAAATCGACCTTGTACTTGTGATGACCGTAAATCCCGGATTCGGGGGGCAGAAATTTATAGAAGGATGTTTAGGCAAAATCGGACAACTAAAAAGAATACGGCAAGAAAACGGTTATTCTTTTGATATTTCCATCGACGGCGGCGTAAATGCAAAGACCTTGCCTGCCGTTATCGAAGCTGGGGCGGATATAATAGTTTCGGGCTCAGCCTTTTTTTCAGGAGGTCTTAAGTGGTAA